A section of the Acanthochromis polyacanthus isolate Apoly-LR-REF ecotype Palm Island chromosome 1, KAUST_Apoly_ChrSc, whole genome shotgun sequence genome encodes:
- the pank2 gene encoding LOW QUALITY PROTEIN: pantothenate kinase 2, mitochondrial (The sequence of the model RefSeq protein was modified relative to this genomic sequence to represent the inferred CDS: inserted 1 base in 1 codon) yields the protein MAFNGHQRDDDTVDEDETPSKQPRSNKEMPGYFRSEPGSEAAAPAGRATPDRRSSNATARHRSDSVKKTRPPFPWFGMDIGGTLVKLVYFEPKDITAEEEQEEVENLKSIRRYLTSNTAYGKTGIRDVHLELQDLTLCGRTGNLHFIRFPTHDLPAFLQMGRNKHFSSLHTTLCATGGGXYKFESDFRTMADLQLHKLDELDCLIRGVLYIDSVVSSGPSECYYFENPTEPDRCVQKPYTLENPYPLLLVNIGSGVSILAVYSENNYKRVTGTSLGGGTFLGLCCLLTGCSTFEEALEMASLGESTRVDKLVRDIYGGDYERFGLPGWAVASSFGNMMSKEKRESVSKEDLARATLVTITNNIGSITRMCALNENIERVVFVGNFLRVNTLSMKLLAYAMDYWSKGQLKALFLRHEGYFGAVGALLELLHPS from the exons ATGGCGTTCAATGGCCACCAGCGCGACGATGATACTGTCGACGAAGATGAAACGCCTTCGAAGCAGCCGCGGTCCAACAAGGAGATGCCCGGCTATTTCCGAAGCGAGCCCGGCAGCGAGGCGGCCGCGCCCGCGGGGAGAGCCACACCCGACCGACGCAGCTCCAACGCGACGGCGAGGCATCGGAGCGACTCGGTGAAGAAGACAAGGCCGC CATTTCCCTGGTTTGGGATGGACATTGGAGGCACTCTGGTGAAGCTGGTGTACTTCGAGCCCAAAGACATCACAGCGGAGGAGGAGCAAGAAGAGGTGGAGAATCTGAAGAGCATCCGACGCTACCTGACCTCCAACACTGCCTATGGCAAGACGGGCATCAGGGACGTGCACCTCGAGCTGCAGGACCTGACGCTCTGCGGCAGGACGGGCAACCTGCACTTCATCCGCTTCCCCACACACGACCTGCCAGCCTTCCTGCAGATGGGCCGCAACAAGCACTTCTCCAGCCTCCACACCACCCTCTGCGCCACCGGAGGGG CGTACAAGTTTGAGTCCGATTTCCGTACG ATGGCGGACCTGCAGCTGCACAAGCTGGACGAGCTGGACTGTTTGATTCGGGGGGTGCTGTACATCGACTCGGTGGTGTCCAGCGGCCCCTCGGAGTGCTACTACTTTGAAAACCCCACAGAGCCCGACCGCTGCGTCCAGAAGCCCTATACACTGGAGAACCCCTATCCCCTGCTGCTGGTCAACATCGGGTCTGGGGTCAGTATCTTGGCCGTCTACTCCGAGAACAACTACAAACGAGTCACTGGGACCAG CCTCGGCGGTGGGACCTTCCTCGGCCTGTGCTGCCTGCTGACCGGCTGCTCTACTTTCGAGGAAGCCCTGGAAATGGCTTCTCTGGGGGAGAGCACCCGCGTGGACAAGCTGGTCCGGGACATCTACGGAGGAGACTATGAGAGGTTTGGACTGCCGGGCTGGGCTGTGGCCTCAAG TTTTGGCAACATGATGTCCAAAGAGAAGCGCGAGTCTGTTTCCAAAGAGGACCTAGCCAGAGCAACGCTGGTCACCATCACCAATAACATCGGCTCCATCACCAGAATGTGTGCTCTCAACGAG AACATTGAGCGAGTGGTGTTTGTTGGGAACTTTCTGCGAGTCAACACCCTCTCTATGAAGCTCTTGGCTTATGCAATGGACTACTGGTCCAAAGGCCAGCTCAAGGCGCTTTTCCTTCGACACGAG GGTTACTTTGGTGCGGTTGGAGCCCTGTTGGAGCTTCTGCATCCGTCCTAA